GCCTCCCAGCTGTTTCAAAACATTTTGTCTCATTCTTCCAACATCAGGGGAAACACCTGTCCACTTTTCAAACGCAAGTGCCCCCTGATAGACAAACATATCGATTCCATTTTTAATTTTTGCGCCTTTTTGTTTTGCCTTTAGTAAAAATTCCGTTTCAAGTGGATTATATATAATATCATATACTACAGCATTTTCATTTAAATTTGAAAGGGATAACGGTTGTTCATTTATGATTGGATACATCCCAATCATAGTTGTCTGCACGATGATATCATATTCCTCTAATCGTTTACCTGCTTGGTCAAGGCTTAAAGCATTAGATGATATCGATTTAGTACATTCATTTACAAGCTTTAATGCCTTTTCAACTGTTCGGTTTGATACATCAACTCTTTGGGGCCCATTTTTTACTAATGTAAAATAAATAGCGCGAGCTGCACCACCTGCTCCAATGATTAGAACTTTTTTCCCTGTTAAAGAAGGAATATAATCTTTGACTCCTGCTAAAAAGCCTGGACCATCGGTATTGTAGCCAATCAATTTACCATTTTCATTTACAACAGTATTTACTGCCCCAATTTCTCCAGCTAATTCATCAATACCATCTAATAAAGGGATAATAGTGCTCTTATGTGGTACTGTTACATTAAAACCCGCTATACCAATTGCTTTTAAGCCTCTCACGGCATCCTCTAAAGATTCTGCTTTCACTTGCAATGGATGGTAATGAGCATCCATTTTGTAAAAAGAAAATAAATCATTATGCATTAGCGGGGACATCGAATGTCCAATTGGATCACCTAATACCGCAAAAAGCTTTTTCACAACCTTCTCTCCCAACCCCAAGCTTCAATTGTTATGCCGATTTATATAGTAATCTTAATTATATTAGCGATTTTCTTATCAGCGTTTGTACACCCTTTGGTGCATAGGCAACCACTTTAGCACCTGGTTCGTTTATTGTAATCCAGCCAAGTCCGGAAAATACAATATCTGTTTTCGCCTCTTTTATCATAAATTCTTGTTTAACAAGCTCTGGGAAAGATCCTAACTGTTCTTGGCGAGGCGGAGTCAACATTTCCCCAACATGCTTTTCATAGAGCTCTGTAGCATTTTCAATCTTAGTACGATGGATATTTAAATCGTTTGAAACATAACAAACAAAGGATCTTCTGCCACCACTAATATAATCAAACCGAGCTAAGCCACCAAAAAATAATGTTTGCCCTTCATTTAATTGGAAAATTTTCGGTTTAATTTCTTTTTTAGGTGTTATCACTTTTAAATCACGTTTATCAACAAAATGAGCCATCTGATGGTGGTTAATAATTCCTGGCGAATCAATCAACGCTCTTCCATCATCAAGAGGAATCTTGATGATATCTAAAGTTGTTCCTGGAAAATGAGAAGTGGTGATAACATCGTCTTCCCCAGTTACCTCTTTAATAATCCTATTAATAAACGTCGACTTGCCTACATTTGTACAACCTACCACATATACATCTTTTCCTTTTCTCATTTCATCAATAGCTGCAGCTGTTTCTTTAACGAAATATCCTTTATCCGCACTGACAAGAAATACTTCTTCAGGTTTTAATCCAAGTACTTTTGCTTCATGCTTCATCCAATGGATTAGTTTACTATGTTTAACAGATTTCGGAAGTAAATCAACCTTATTTCCGACTAACAATATTTTATTATTCCCAACAAAACGATGCATACCTGGTATCCAACTGCCATTAAAGTCAAATATATCGACTATCATCACAATAAGTGCATCACTTTTACCAATTTCATTTAAAATTTTTAAGAAATCATCATCTGTTAGATCAACATCCTGAACTTCATTGTAATGCTTTAAGCGAAAACATCGCTGACATATGATGATTTCCTTTTCTATTGAAGAAGCGGGGGCATATCCTAATTCACTTGGGTTTTGTGTTTGAATTTTTACCCCACAACCCATACACACTAATTGCTCACTCAACATTTAATCCTCCCACTGAATCATACCTTTTTTTCGGAACCAATTTAATATTCTTCGTTCAACAAACCGGTTAAATTTAGTGAAAAAACCATCTGTTTGAGCAACCGGAACAACCAAGATAGTATGGAAACCACTGCGGTTGCCTCCCAAAATATCTGTTAATAATTGGTCCCCGATTACAACGGCTTCTTCTCTTTTTATGTTCATTTGTGAGATTGCTTTATGAAAAGCTCGTCCCATCGGTTTCTTTGCTTGATAAATAAACGGGATTTGTACCGGATCTGAAAATACCTTGACTCGGGTCTGGCTCCTGTTATTTGAAACGATCGTTACAAGAATATTATTTTTTTTCATATCTTCAAGCCATTTAATTAATTGTGGAGTTGCATTTGGACGGTCCCATTCTACAAGCGTATTATCCAAATCAGTAATAATACCTTTAATCCCCATATCTTTTAAATGGTTTGGGGTGATATCCAAAATACTTTTAACATGTTCGTTTGGTAAAAAATGCTTTAACACCAAGATTACACCTCATTAATTATTCCTTATAAATTATTCATTCTATCACTTTTTCTTGTATCATCATAACTAATTTTACTTTGTCTTTCAAAGTTTTAATGAATTTAACCCATTTTTCTCGATTGTATAACTATTATTACTATTTTTCAAAAATCGACAAAACACGATAATCTTTTCTGGAAAATAAAAAAATACCAGTTAATTTACTCATTTTAAAAATATTTTTCGACAAACTCTTAATATTTTCTACATTGTGGATAACTTTATTAACATTATACCCATTGATTCACTTACTCTTTTATCATTTATAAACAAATTAGTCACAAGTTATCCACCATTACCTGTGGATAACGGAACGGTTGTTCTACTGACTTTAATTTGGTAGATTAAGGGTACATCAATTGTACCTACCATTATATTTATTCCTTCTTCAAGATAGAACATTTTTTCAAAAAAACTGGAGGTGAATTCTGGCATGCGTAAACTGTCAGATGAATTATTAATTGAATCGTACTACAAAGCTCTTCAATTAAATCTAAGCCTTGATTTTGTTCGCCTCATTGAGACTGAAATCCACAGACGTTCTTTATCGAATCTAATTAAGGTATCTTCCTAATTTACCATACGCCCTAAAAGGGCTCTTTTTTTTGGCATAAATAAATTAAAGTAAGTTTCCAATTCTTTCGCCAACTTTAATTTCTACTGGGGTAGCAAGAGCGGAATCAATCTGAAATGTCCCCTTTTCAAATAGTAAAATGACAGTTGATCCAAAACTGAAATAGGCCATTTCTTTTCCCTTTTCCAATCTATCTCCAGTATGGATGATTTCAATTGAATTAACGAACATTGCGCCAACCTTTACAACCGCCATAAAGCCACTGTCCGTTTTCACTTCAGTGATCACTCGATAGTTTTTAGAAAGTGTTTTATTCCCATATTTTAACCCTAACTTATTCACTGGATAAGACTTAGCTCCCAACGTCCATTGCTTTATAATTGTGCCTGTGACTGGGCTATGAATACGGTGATAATGGCTTGGGCTCAAATATAGGATCATATAAGTGCCATTCAAATACTTTCTAACCGTCGCATGATCTCCTAACATTTCCTCAACCGAATAAATTTTCCCTTTCACTTCCATTTCGCTCGATTCCTTTATTATTCCAATATCTTCAATGACGGCATCAACAGGACTCACGACCGAATTAGGAGCTGAATCAATTCTCCTTGCCCCTACCTTTAGCTTTCGAATAAAGAGATCATGAAGTGTCGGGAACTCATGTAACTCCTTTTCCATGTCTGTCTGGTTTAAATCATATATTTTGGTAAATGATGGTACAATAAAACGACTAAGCGGAGAACGGGCAAAATGTTTAAGCATTCCCGATGTCCACCTTCCATTTGTAAGTTCAATAAGCAGGCGATATAACGGCTTTATCAATGGACTACCCCCAAAAAGTGTAAATATACTCTTTACGAACTGACATAAAAAGCTTAGAATTAAATACTATAAAGTAACACTAAGGAAATCTATTCCCTTCCGGCTTGTTGTTTAAAAAGGAGTGAGGACAAATGTTTTTATTGGAAGTGTTTGACCAAACATTGAAAAAGCTAAAATTACAGACAGCAAATTTAATGACATTAACCAATTTATCATTAGGTGGTTTTGCAATCGTATTTGGAATTAATGGGAATTTACGGTTGAGCTTGCTTTTAATATTCGTTGCAGCGCTTGCTGATCGCTTTGACGGAATGATTGCAAGAAAATTTAATATTGAATCCGAACTAGGAAAACAATTGGATTCCATGAGTGATATTATATCATTTGGTGTAGCACCTGCACTATTACTCTACGAAGGTATTTTACACGAATTTGGCGGACCTGGCGCTTTTTTCACTATTTTTTATATCGGATGTGGCGCTTTTCGATTAGCTCGTTTTAATATAACGGAGAGCAATGGCTATTTTACTGGCTTGCCGATCACAGCAGCTGGGTGCCTGGTGACGTTAAGCTATCTAACTATTCCCTATTTTCCAGCCCAAACGTTTTTATTCATTATGATGATTTTATCTTTCCTAATGGTTGCCTCGTTTAAACTAAAAAAGGTTTAAGAAAACCCACAATAAATAATAAAAAAGAAGACCTATTAGAGCCTACTCGTTCTAAGTAGGTCTTTTTATATGATCTTGAACACTCTGTTACATCATTTTTTCAACAAAATGATGTAACAGAGCCTTTAATAAGGCTCTCAGATGTCGAGAAAGGGGTATTTTTCTCGGCAATTTTTATTTTCTCAGAATCCGAATACCAAATTTATCAAAGCTCCCTGCAAATGGGTCTGTTGATTTCCGCTCCAGGCACTCGCTTTCCGCGGGGAGGTCCTGAAGCCTCCTCGGCGTTACCGCCTGCGGGGTCTCCAGTGACCTCTATATCCCGCAGGAGTCGAGTGCCCTCCGCTCCAATCAACAGGGGGCAAATCAACTTAAAGTATTGCAACACACTTTTTCCAATTTAGCTAAATGTGTTGCAATCTTTTTATATTTTGGCATGCGGCAGTAAGGAGAGCCTGCTGATATGAACGAAACTGTCAAGGCCCCCACTCCACAATAGGTTTTGCTTTGTTTTTGGGTACTCTTAAGAAGAGAAGCTATTTTCGGCTTCTTGTCTTAGTAGGGTATTTAGCCATTCTGGCTAGAATAGCTCCTTCTTTAGCTTACTGACCACTTCTCACCTCTTGGAATAGCTGTCAAGTGCTCTTCTTGACAGCTATTCCAAGAGGTGAGACACTTTTTTAGCTAAAGATGAAATGATCCTTCCTCCTTTTTCTTTTTTTGAATAGAAGGTAAGAACACGGCACGAAGGCAAAAATCTCTACAGCGGTTAGCGCTCTGATATTCGTGGGTTTTCACATTTTATCTTTCCGTATAAAGGACTTTTCCACTAACTCGGGACGTGCGTTAATCTATTTAGATATAGCACAGAGGAGGCACGTGGATTTTCCTTTCCGGT
The Neobacillus sp. PS3-40 genome window above contains:
- the aroE gene encoding shikimate dehydrogenase, with the protein product MKKLFAVLGDPIGHSMSPLMHNDLFSFYKMDAHYHPLQVKAESLEDAVRGLKAIGIAGFNVTVPHKSTIIPLLDGIDELAGEIGAVNTVVNENGKLIGYNTDGPGFLAGVKDYIPSLTGKKVLIIGAGGAARAIYFTLVKNGPQRVDVSNRTVEKALKLVNECTKSISSNALSLDQAGKRLEEYDIIVQTTMIGMYPIINEQPLSLSNLNENAVVYDIIYNPLETEFLLKAKQKGAKIKNGIDMFVYQGALAFEKWTGVSPDVGRMRQNVLKQLGGTRC
- the yqeH gene encoding ribosome biogenesis GTPase YqeH, which gives rise to MLSEQLVCMGCGVKIQTQNPSELGYAPASSIEKEIIICQRCFRLKHYNEVQDVDLTDDDFLKILNEIGKSDALIVMIVDIFDFNGSWIPGMHRFVGNNKILLVGNKVDLLPKSVKHSKLIHWMKHEAKVLGLKPEEVFLVSADKGYFVKETAAAIDEMRKGKDVYVVGCTNVGKSTFINRIIKEVTGEDDVITTSHFPGTTLDIIKIPLDDGRALIDSPGIINHHQMAHFVDKRDLKVITPKKEIKPKIFQLNEGQTLFFGGLARFDYISGGRRSFVCYVSNDLNIHRTKIENATELYEKHVGEMLTPPRQEQLGSFPELVKQEFMIKEAKTDIVFSGLGWITINEPGAKVVAYAPKGVQTLIRKSLI
- a CDS encoding YqeG family HAD IIIA-type phosphatase encodes the protein MLKHFLPNEHVKSILDITPNHLKDMGIKGIITDLDNTLVEWDRPNATPQLIKWLEDMKKNNILVTIVSNNRSQTRVKVFSDPVQIPFIYQAKKPMGRAFHKAISQMNIKREEAVVIGDQLLTDILGGNRSGFHTILVVPVAQTDGFFTKFNRFVERRILNWFRKKGMIQWED
- a CDS encoding sporulation histidine kinase inhibitor Sda — its product is MRKLSDELLIESYYKALQLNLSLDFVRLIETEIHRRSLSNLIKVSS
- a CDS encoding phosphatidylserine decarboxylase is translated as MIKPLYRLLIELTNGRWTSGMLKHFARSPLSRFIVPSFTKIYDLNQTDMEKELHEFPTLHDLFIRKLKVGARRIDSAPNSVVSPVDAVIEDIGIIKESSEMEVKGKIYSVEEMLGDHATVRKYLNGTYMILYLSPSHYHRIHSPVTGTIIKQWTLGAKSYPVNKLGLKYGNKTLSKNYRVITEVKTDSGFMAVVKVGAMFVNSIEIIHTGDRLEKGKEMAYFSFGSTVILLFEKGTFQIDSALATPVEIKVGERIGNLL
- the pssA gene encoding CDP-diacylglycerol--serine O-phosphatidyltransferase codes for the protein MFLLEVFDQTLKKLKLQTANLMTLTNLSLGGFAIVFGINGNLRLSLLLIFVAALADRFDGMIARKFNIESELGKQLDSMSDIISFGVAPALLLYEGILHEFGGPGAFFTIFYIGCGAFRLARFNITESNGYFTGLPITAAGCLVTLSYLTIPYFPAQTFLFIMMILSFLMVASFKLKKV